GCTCAAACCCACCAATTCTGCATCGATGGCAGAAGTAGAAGTGGTCTCTGTATCTAAACTGAGAATCTTCTTTGTAATCAAAAAATCATAAAGATTGCGTGCATCTTCTTCTGTTTCAACGAGTTTGTATGTATGATGAGTCGTCTTAATGGTCTCAAAACTCGTGTTTTTTTGCTCTTCCTGCCCATCGCTTGGCTGTGCGCCAAATAAATCGAGCTCTCCTGTAGGGTTTGTTTGCACCTTTTGAGGTTTTTTAAGAACTCGCTTGGCGAACGACTTAAACTCCAGTTCGGTGAAGATTTCGTCTAGTTTGGCGTTGTCTGGCTCAGTCAACTTCAAGTCGTCCATCTTCAAATCCACAGGAACATCGGTTCTGATGGTTGCCAGGAATTTCGACATCTTGATATCTTCCACGGCACCTTCTACCTTTTCGCGAAGTTTGCCTTTCACTTTTGATGAGTTCTCAATCAATCCCTCAACACTTCCAAACTCGCTAATCAGTTTGATGGCAGTTTTCTCTCCAACGCCTGGGCATCCAGGAAAGTTGTCGGCAGAGTCACCCATCAGTGCCAAGAGGTCGATGACCTGGAGTGGGGAAGCGATGCTGTATTTTTCTTCAATCTCTTCAACTCCGAGCTTTTCGTACCCACCTCCATGGCGAGGTCGGAACATGAAAACATTGTCACGAACCAGCTGCGCATAGTCCTTGTCAGGAGTAAGCATATAGGTTTCGACACCCTTTTCTCCAGCTTTCAAGGCAACGGTTCCGATGATGTCATCTGCCTCGAAACCATCTACCTGAAGGATGGGAATATGGTATGCTTCGAGGATACTTTTGATGATAGGCACCGAGAGTTTGATGTCTTCCGGAGTCTCTTCTCGCTGAGCTTTGTAAGCAGGAAAAGCCTCATGGCGGAAGGTTTTGCCATGGTCGAAAGCCACCGCTATGTGGGTTGGCTTCTCCTTGGTAAGTATCTCGTTAAGGGTATTGCAGAAACCCATGACACATGAAGTATTAAGACCCTTCGAATTGATTCGAGGGGCTTTCATAAAGGCGTAATACGACCTATAAATGAGCGCATAAGCGTCTAAAAGGAACAATTTATCCATAATATTCATTTTTATGGTGTAAAATTACTAAAAAAATGCGATATTTCACGAATAATTCATTAATTTTGTATCAAATTTCAGAAATTAAGTAGGTTTAAACGAAAATAATGGACTATTTATCACTTATCAAACAACCAATTGAGGCAGATTTGGCAGATTTCGTAGATTTGTTCAACAAGTCTTTGATGCACAGTGACGGCCTCCTTTCCCAGGTGCTCGACCACATCCGTCAGCGCGCTGGAAAGCGCATGCGCCCTATGCTCATCCTGCTGATGGCTCGTAATTTTGGAAAGGTTTCTAGCGTAACTCAACATTCTGCTGTTGGTTTGGAGCTTCTTCATACCGCTTCGCTGGTTCATGATGATGTGGTTGATGAGAGTGGCGAGCGTCGTGGACAGGCTAGTGTGAATGCTACCTATAATAATAAGGTAGCCGTACTTGTGGGCGACTATATTTTATCAACCGCTCTTCTTCATGTATCTTATTCTCATTCAGAAGAGATTGTTCGCTATCTGGCAGAGTTGGGTCGTACCTTGTCGAATGGTGAGATTCTCCAGTTGAATAGTATCAGCAATGAAGAAATATCAGAAGAGATTTATTATGAAGTAATTAACCAGAAAACTGCCGCACTCTTCGAGGCTTGTGCAGGTATTGGTGCGTTATCGGCCAATGCTTCTGCCGTAGAGGTTACTGCTGCCAAGCGATTTGGCCAGAATCTCGGCATCATTTTCCAGATTCGTGATGATATCTTTGATTATTATGATTCCAAGGAGATTGGTAAGCCAACGGGCAACGATATGACGGAGGGTAAACTGACCCTGCCTGTTATCTATGCACTTAAGTCAACGGGCGATGAGGAGATGATGAAGCTGGCGAGAAAGGTGAAATCCCGTGAGATTTCTTCAGAGGAAATCGCTCAGCTGGTGGCATTTACCAAGGAGAATGGCGGTATAGAATATGCTGATAAGCGTATGTGGGATTTCCATGCCGAGGCGATGATTTTCCTCGATACATACGTGGAGGATAAGGATGTATATAATGCCTTGAAGGCGTATTTGGACTTCGTAATAGAACGAAAAGCGTAATATTACGAAACGAAAAGCATAATGAATAAAAAAGGGTTGATTCTCCGAGAGAATCAACCCTTTTTGCTTCTGTATCCTATTGATTATAACTTATTTCTTTTAGAAATACTTGATTTCCTTACCCAGGATTTCGCTCAAGAGGAGGTTGGTAAGGCGCGATGTGCCGAGGCGCAACCACTGGTTGGTAAGCCACTTTTCGCCCAAAACTTCCTTCACGATGGTGTAGTAAACCACTGCGTCGTGAACGGTATTGATGCCGCCGGCAGGCTTGAAACCTATCTGAATACCAGTCTTCTCGTAGTAAGCCTTGATGGCCTGGCACATTACGTAAGCTGCCTCTGGAGTAGCTGAAACCTTCTCCTTACCTGTAGAAGTCTTGATGTAATCAGAACCTGCATACATGGCAAGAACAGAAGCCTTCATGATGTTGCTGCAGTTCTTCAAGTCGCCTGTTTCCAGGATACACTTCATCTTATGCTCGCCGCAGGTTGCCTTCAACTCCTGGATATCGTCGCAGAGACCCTCGTAATCCTCGCTGAAGAACTTGCCTACAGGCATTACGATATCTACCTCTGTAGCACCATCCTTGATAGCCATGGCTGTCTCGGCAATCTTTACCTCGATAAATGTCTGAGAAGATGGGAAATTACCGCTTACAACGGCGATTTCTACGCCATCAACCTCCAGACTCTGACTGATAAGACCAGCGAAGTTAGGGTAGGTGCATACGGTTGCTACATGAGGAAGCTCAGGATAATCGTGGGCAAACTGGTTTACCTTTTCAATCATCTTCAGGATGCTTTCCTCTGTATCCTCTGTATGAAGAGATGTAAGCTCGATGCTACCGAAGAGGAACTTCTTCACCTCCATAGTCTCATTCTCTGCTACCTTCTCATCGAGAATCTTCTTCACTTCTGCTGCGATTTCCTCGTCGTTGAGGTCGCAATTATACTGTTTCAATACAGACAAATACTTGTCGTCCGACTCGCTATACTGTCCCTGCTGTGCAAGAACCTGTTCTTTAATACTGCTCATACTTAATGTTACTTTTTTTATTATTAAAGTTTAGTTATTTATATGATTCCCTCAATTTCGGGTATTTTACTTCCTCAATTTCGGTGTTTTATTCCTTCAATTTCGGATTGTTCTTATGTCTTTCAGCATCCCTTTGGGTCTTCTTGTCGATGCTTTTCTGGAGCTCTTCGGTAAGATCGATACCCGTTTGGTTAGCCAGACAAATGAGAACCCAGAGAACGTCAGCCATTTCCTCTCCTAGGTTAGGCTTTTCGCCTTTTTTGAAGCTCTGGTCGCCGTATGTTCGGGCGATGACACGAGCCAGTTCTCCTACTTCTTCCGTAAGACAAGCCATATTGGTAAGCTCGCTGAAATAGCGAACGCCATATTCCTTAATCCACTTATCTACTGCTTCCTGTGCTTCTTTTATAGTCATAATAGATGATCTTTAATTATGAAATAAGTCAAACATAGCCATAATCCAGTCATGAATATAGCGGCAATGGTGTTGTAGATACCGATTTTTCCATTCTCCATTTTGTCGCTGATGAACTCCATATTCACGCCAATGGCAACGAGGGTTTCACCAACATATTCTGCCCATGGATTGTTTAAGAACCTTTGAGAAAAGGTAAACGTTATGATTATTCCTATAGCCAGGAACCAACTTTTATATTTTAAAATCTTTTCCATCTGTTCTCGAATGTTTGGTTTTTACTCCTTATTATGGGTGTCCATCATGATGGTAACAGGACCATCATTCAGTAATTCTACCTTCATGTCGGCACCAAATTCGCCCGTTCCTACTGGCTTTCCGAGTGCATCGGATAGCTTCTTGCAGAACTCTTCATAGAGCGGAACGCTGATTTCGTGCTTGGCTGCTCTGAGCCAGCTAGGGCGATTGCCCTTCTTGTAGCTGGCGAATAGGGTGAACTGGCTAATCACCAGAATCTCGCCGTTTATATCCATAATGGAGCGGTTCATTACGTGATTCTCGTCGTCGAAAACACGAAGGCCGATAACCTTTCTAACCAACCAATCTACGTCTTCTGAAGTGTCGCTTTCCTCAACGCCGAGAAGGATCAGATAGCCCTGCTTGATGGCAGATTTCACTTCTCCTTCAATGGTTACAGAGGCATGGCCTACACGCTGTATTACTATTCTCATCTGTTTGAATTTTATTATTATTACATAGTTTCAACTGCAAATATACGACTTTTATTTCATATTCTCGTCTTTTTCGGCGAAATATTTCGCAAGAATTTTGGCTTTATGAGGGCCTAATACCTCGGCAAGCTGTTCCTGCGATGCTTCTTTTATCTTTTTCACGCTCTTAAACTTGCTCAGGAGTGCCTCTTTTGCCTTAGGACCGATGCCTTTGATATCGTCTAATTCCGAATGCAGGGCGTGCTTGCTGCGCTTGTCACGATGGAAGGTGATGGCGTATCTATGTACTTCGTCCTGTATCTGCGTCAATACCTTAAAAAGCTCGCTTTCTGGTGGTAGAGCGATGGTTTGTGGCGGGAAGCCGTAGAGGAGTTCGTTGGTGCGGTGGCGGTCGTCCTTGGCAAGACCTGCGATAGGAATTTCCAGGTGCAGTTCGTCTTCTATCACCTCTCTTACCACCTCCATCTGGCCCTTTCCACCATCGGTGATGATAAGGTCTGGCAGGGGAGTTTCTTCCTCTATCATGCGACTGTATCTTCGTCTTACCACCTCCTGCATCGAAGCATAATCATCCGGTCCTTCCACCGTTTTGATGTTGTATTTCCTATAGTCCTTTCTTGATGGTTTCATACCTTTATATACGATACATCCAGCCACGGCATCGGTACCCGATATGTTGGAATTATCGAAGCATTCTATCTGGTAAGGCATCTTTGGAAGCTTCAGTTTCGTCTGCAATTCCTTCATCAATCGGGTTTGTTTCTGCTCCGGATTGAGCTTTTCAGCCTGCTTCAGACGGTCGAATTTATACTGCTTGCAGTTCATTTCCGAGAGCTCCAGAAGGTGCTTCTTGTCGCCTCTCTGCGGCACGAAGAAGGTGGCATCTTTCAGTTTCCATTCCATCTCGAAAGGCACGATAATCTCTTTCGAAGTAGAGTGGAAACGCTCTCTGATTTCCGGTATGGCGGTAATCAGAAGTTCCTCGTCGCTCTCCTCCAGCTTGCGCTTATACTCGTAGGTGAAGCTCTGGTTGATAGTGCCGTTTTTTACGTGAATATAGTTGATGAAGGCATTCTTCATGGCGTCATCATTCACGATGGTGAAGACGTCAACGTCGGTAATGGTATGGCTTACCACCTCGCTTTTTGCCTCAAATTCGTCCAGCAACTGGTACTTCTTCTTGTATTCTTCGGCTATTTCGAAGCGCAGAAGTTCGGCATTTTTCATCATCAAATCATAGAGATATTTGCTCACTTCGCGGGTGTTTCCCTTCAGAATTTCACGTGCCTGGCGCATGTTTTCCTGGTACTCCTCGTAGCTCTGCTTGTTGATACAAGGGGCACCACAGTTGTGAATATGGTACTCCAGACAGGGCTTGTATTTGCCTTCCGCCACGCCTTCTTTGGTGATAGGAAACCGGCAGGTGCGGGGTTTATACAGCTTCTTGATGACCTCCAGAACGGCATACATGCTGCCCACATGAGGGTAAGGACCGAAGAAAGTTCCCACCTTTTTATTGATGTTTCGGGTCTTGAAAATGCGGGGAAAATACTCGTTCGTAACGCATATAGAAGGGTAGGTTTTGCCGTCTTTCAGCAAGACATTATATCTTGGATTATACTTTTTAATGAGGCTGTTTTCCAGCAAAAGGGCATCTTCCTCGGTGTTTACAACGGTATAAGAGATGTCGAAAATTTTAGAAACAAGCACCTTAGTCTTGTATCTATCCACCTCTTTATGGAAGTAAGAAGACACTCTTCTCTTCAGATTTTTCGCCTTTCCCACGTATATAATCGTATGGTTTTCGTCGTAGTATTGATAGCTTCCTGGCTTCTCCGGCATGCTCAAAACTATGTTTTTCAGCCTTGCCAATCGCTCCTCATTTTCTTGTTTCGTCATCTTGTTATGGGTTAAAAATAGGGTAAAATAGCGTTGTGGTTTCACGTGAAACCGCAACGCTAAATGGGATTACAACTGCAATAAAGTTGATACTTCTACGTCGTCATCGAAGATTTTTCTACCTTCGAAATTCTCGTTTACGAGCTCGATAATGAAGTTGGCATACACCTTCTTCGGGTGGAATTTCTTCACCAGATCGCATGCAGCCTTCATGGTTCCGCCGGTGGCGAGAAGGTCGTCGTGGAGGAGGATTACGTCGTTCTCGTTGATGGCATCTTCGTGGATTTCGATGGTGTCGATGCCATACTCTTTGGCGTAGCTAGCCTGCACGGTTTTGCATGGAAGCTTACCTGGCTTGCGGCACAAAACTACGCCTGCTCCGAGGCGAATGGCGAGTGCCGAAGACATTACGAAACCGCGAGATTCGATGCCCACAATCTTGGTAATTCCCTTGTCTTTGTAGATCTCATACATCTCGTCACAGATCTCCTTGAGAGATGCAGGATTCTTGAAAAGGGTACTCACGTCACGGAAGTTTACACCCTTGATAGGCCAATCTGGAATGCAACGCAGATTGTCTAATAATAGCTGATTGTTCATTACTTATTTACTATAAAATTAATACTATATTTCTTCTTTCTTCGCTTTTGTTCCACGAAAATGCTGAAGTTTTACTTTAGCCACAATTTACTTGATGTAAAAGAATCTAAGTTCTTTAATATCAAATGTTTTATGTTTTGCGGGTTTCACGTGAAACATTCTGCAATATCCTTTGTTTCGCAGTCTTTTGCGGTGAAACAGCCGATGTTTCCGGCTTATCTTCCCATCAGCACGAGCATCACGTTGATGTCGCTTGGCGAAACGCCCGGAATGCGGCTTGCCTGGGCCAAAGTCTCAGGGTCGATGCGTTCGAGCTTTTGGCGTCCCTCGGTAGAGATTTCGTGAATCTCCGAGTACTTGAATCTTCCCTTGATTCTGATGTTCTCCAGACGGTGCATCTTGTCGGCGATGAGTCGCTCGCGGTCGATGTAACCCTTGTACTTCATCTTGATTTCCGCCGCCTCTGCAATCTCTTCCTTGCGGTTAGCCGGCGCTTCCATCGCAGC
The Segatella copri DNA segment above includes these coding regions:
- a CDS encoding nucleotide pyrophosphohydrolase, coding for MTIKEAQEAVDKWIKEYGVRYFSELTNMACLTEEVGELARVIARTYGDQSFKKGEKPNLGEEMADVLWVLICLANQTGIDLTEELQKSIDKKTQRDAERHKNNPKLKE
- the deoC gene encoding deoxyribose-phosphate aldolase; protein product: MSSIKEQVLAQQGQYSESDDKYLSVLKQYNCDLNDEEIAAEVKKILDEKVAENETMEVKKFLFGSIELTSLHTEDTEESILKMIEKVNQFAHDYPELPHVATVCTYPNFAGLISQSLEVDGVEIAVVSGNFPSSQTFIEVKIAETAMAIKDGATEVDIVMPVGKFFSEDYEGLCDDIQELKATCGEHKMKCILETGDLKNCSNIMKASVLAMYAGSDYIKTSTGKEKVSATPEAAYVMCQAIKAYYEKTGIQIGFKPAGGINTVHDAVVYYTIVKEVLGEKWLTNQWLRLGTSRLTNLLLSEILGKEIKYF
- the uvrC gene encoding excinuclease ABC subunit UvrC, producing MTKQENEERLARLKNIVLSMPEKPGSYQYYDENHTIIYVGKAKNLKRRVSSYFHKEVDRYKTKVLVSKIFDISYTVVNTEEDALLLENSLIKKYNPRYNVLLKDGKTYPSICVTNEYFPRIFKTRNINKKVGTFFGPYPHVGSMYAVLEVIKKLYKPRTCRFPITKEGVAEGKYKPCLEYHIHNCGAPCINKQSYEEYQENMRQAREILKGNTREVSKYLYDLMMKNAELLRFEIAEEYKKKYQLLDEFEAKSEVVSHTITDVDVFTIVNDDAMKNAFINYIHVKNGTINQSFTYEYKRKLEESDEELLITAIPEIRERFHSTSKEIIVPFEMEWKLKDATFFVPQRGDKKHLLELSEMNCKQYKFDRLKQAEKLNPEQKQTRLMKELQTKLKLPKMPYQIECFDNSNISGTDAVAGCIVYKGMKPSRKDYRKYNIKTVEGPDDYASMQEVVRRRYSRMIEEETPLPDLIITDGGKGQMEVVREVIEDELHLEIPIAGLAKDDRHRTNELLYGFPPQTIALPPESELFKVLTQIQDEVHRYAITFHRDKRSKHALHSELDDIKGIGPKAKEALLSKFKSVKKIKEASQEQLAEVLGPHKAKILAKYFAEKDENMK
- the dtd gene encoding D-aminoacyl-tRNA deacylase translates to MRIVIQRVGHASVTIEGEVKSAIKQGYLILLGVEESDTSEDVDWLVRKVIGLRVFDDENHVMNRSIMDINGEILVISQFTLFASYKKGNRPSWLRAAKHEISVPLYEEFCKKLSDALGKPVGTGEFGADMKVELLNDGPVTIMMDTHNKE
- a CDS encoding adenine phosphoribosyltransferase; protein product: MNNQLLLDNLRCIPDWPIKGVNFRDVSTLFKNPASLKEICDEMYEIYKDKGITKIVGIESRGFVMSSALAIRLGAGVVLCRKPGKLPCKTVQASYAKEYGIDTIEIHEDAINENDVILLHDDLLATGGTMKAACDLVKKFHPKKVYANFIIELVNENFEGRKIFDDDVEVSTLLQL
- a CDS encoding polyprenyl synthetase family protein; translation: MDYLSLIKQPIEADLADFVDLFNKSLMHSDGLLSQVLDHIRQRAGKRMRPMLILLMARNFGKVSSVTQHSAVGLELLHTASLVHDDVVDESGERRGQASVNATYNNKVAVLVGDYILSTALLHVSYSHSEEIVRYLAELGRTLSNGEILQLNSISNEEISEEIYYEVINQKTAALFEACAGIGALSANASAVEVTAAKRFGQNLGIIFQIRDDIFDYYDSKEIGKPTGNDMTEGKLTLPVIYALKSTGDEEMMKLARKVKSREISSEEIAQLVAFTKENGGIEYADKRMWDFHAEAMIFLDTYVEDKDVYNALKAYLDFVIERKA